The segment GCTTGACGACGTAGCCGTACGCGCCGCTGTCGAGTGCGAGCTGCGCGATCGCCGGCTCGTCGACGCCCGTCACCATGACCACGGCGAGATCGCGGTGCTTGGCGACCAGATCTGCCGCGAGTTCAAGGCCCGACTGGCCCGGCATCATCACGTCGACGAGCGCCAGCGCGAACTCGCGCTGCTCGAGCAGCGCCCGCGCCTGGGCGGCGTCGGTGGCGATCTCGCAGCGGTAGCCCTCGGGCGACAGGATGCTCTCGAGCACGGTGGCGACCACCGGATCGTCGTCGACGATGAGCGTGGCCGCCGTGTCGCCGAACAGCGGCGGCATCAAGCCAGGACGGAACCGCATTTCGCCATGGCGTCCGGCTCCCTCGGTGTCGCTCATGCGTTGCCTCCCCTCGCCCCGTGGCGATGGTATGCCCGATTCAGTCCTCTTGCGCGCACGGGAATTCGTCCATGCGCAGCGGCAACAAGGTTGCGGCGTAGCCCACCAGCAAGGGGACGAGCGCGACCCACGGCACCACGAAGGCCATCACCGTGGCGAGACCGAAGCCCACGAGCGCGGCCAGCATCAGGCGCGCCAGCCATTCGTAGTGGTCCTGGTGGTACTCGTCGATCATGAGGCCGACCTTCCACGCGTGCTGGGTCGCCGCCGCCAGCGTCACGGTCGACGCGAAGCCGAGTCCGGCCACGAGCGCCACGGCCACCTTGAGGTTGGCGTTGTCGCCGAACGAGTCGGCGAGGACGGCCGTCGAGAACGGGATCAGCGACACGAACGCCAACCCGATGCCGAGGCTCAGGATCATCCACTGGTTGATGCCGCGCAGCCGCGCCGACAGGCGGTGCGACACCGACCATCCGCCGAAGGTCTGCAGGAAGCCGATGGCGTAGGCGCCGAATTCGGGCAACTGCCGGCGCAGGACGTGGGCCAGTTGCCCGTGCGCGATGGCGCTTTTGTCGACGTGCAACTCGAGCACGAGCAGCGTTGTCGCGATGGCAAAAACACCGTCGACGAGCGCGAAGAACCGCGTCTTGGAGTGACGCTTGTGCCGAGAAGCCCGGAATGAGAACAACCGCGTATCCGCCACGAGCGCATTCTGCTGCCATCATCGGGGGTCATGCGGATCGCAGTCATCTCTCCCCCGTGGGCGCCCGTGCCCCCCAAGCTGTACGGGGGCATCGAATTGGTCGTCGACCGCCTGTGCGTGGGCTTCCAAGCGGCCGGTCACGAGGTGCTGCTCTACGCCACCGGCGACTCCACCTGTCCCGTCCCGACGCAGTGGGCGCTCGAGCAATCCGAGGGCCAGCGCATCGGCATGGCGGTACCCGAGCAGCGCCACGTCATCCACGCCTACGAGGCGATCGCCGAATGGGGCGCCGACGTCGTCCACGACCACAGCATCATCGGGCCGTTCCACGCGGCGGACCGCTACCCCGACCTGCCCGTCGCCACGACGATTCACGGCCCGTTCAACGAAGAGCTCACCGACCTCTACGAGCACCTGAACAAGGACGGCACGCCGATCATCGCGATCTCGCACGCGCAGGCCACCTCCGCGCCGACCGTCCAGGTCGAGCGCGTCATCCACCACGGCATCGACGCCGCTGACTTCCCCGTCGGAGCGGGCGATGGCGGCTATTTCCTCTTCCTCGGCCGCATGGCGGCTGACAAGGGGCCGCACCGCGCCATCGAGGCCGCCGAGCGAGCCGGGGTGCCGCTGCTCATGGCAGCCAAGATGCGCGAGGCATGGGAGATCCAGTTCTTCGAAGAGCACGTCAAGCCGCACCTGAGCGACACCATCCGCTACTTGGGTGAGGTCCCGCACGAGCAGAAGCTCGAGTTGCTCGCCGGCGCCACTGGTCTGCTGAATCCGATCCGCTGGAACGAGCCGTTCGGTCTCGTGATGATCGAAGCGCTCGCCTGCGGTACGCCGGTGCTGGCGTTTCCCGAAGGCGCGGCGCCCGAGATCGTCGAGGACGGCGTGACGGGCTTCCTGTGTAGCGACGAAGCCGACATGGCCCACAAGATCGAGCGGGCGGCCGACCTCGATCGTGGCGCGTGCCGCCGCGCCGTCGAGGAGTACTTCTCCACGACGCGCATGGTGAACGAGCACGTCGACTTGTTCACCACCATGCTCGAACGCGCATGAGCGACGGGCTGCCCGCCAAGCTCGACCACGTCGCGTTCGCCGCCGAGTCCTGGGACGAACTATGGCCGCGCTACCGCGGCGACCTCGGCGGCGTGTGGGTCTCCGGCGGCCCCACCGTCGGTTTCGCGTCGGCGCAGTTGCGCTACGCCAACGGGATGAAGATGGAAGCGCTGATGCCCGTCGACTGGGAGCGCAACGACTTCCTGCGCCGCTTCCTCGATCACCGCGGTCCCGGCGCCCACCACATGACGTTCAAGGTTCCCGACCTCAAGGGCGCGCTGGTCACGATCGAGGCCGCGGGCTATCACCCCGTCGGCGTCGACGTCTCGGATCCCGGGTGGATGGAAGCGTTCCTCCACCCGAAGGACGCACCCGGCGTGGTGATCCAGATCGCGCAGTCGGCCGGCGAGTGGGAATCGCCTGCGCCGGCGCACCTGCCGACGCCGCGCACCGAGCCCGCGACCCTCGACTACGTGGGCCACGTGGTCGGCGACGCCGACGACGCCGTGCGCCTCTATCGCGACTTGCTGTCAGGTGAGGAGACCGCCCGCGGTCACGACGACCTGCTCGACGCCGACTGGGTGGAGTACGCGTGGTCGACGGGTGGTGTCGTGCGGGTGTTCGTCACCGGCGCGTTCGCCCAGGGCGTGCACCACGTCGCCTTCACGACGGTCGACGCCGCCGCCGTGCGCGACGCGAAGCCGACCGGCGAGGGCCGCTACGAGATCGCGCCGGAGGCCAACCTCGGCGTGCGGCTACTTCTTCGCGACGCCGCCGCGTAGGCGGTCGAGGATTCGCAGCCGCAGCTCGCGGGCAACCGCGAATTGATCGCCGGCACTGGTGGTGGCGGTCACGCGCAAGACGGGACCCTCGGCCGGCAGGATCGTCTGGACGCCGAGCATCTGGGGCGCCTGCGTGATGCGGTCCGGCCACTCCTCGCCGAGTTTCGTCGCGACGTCGTTGACCGCAGCGAGGCTGGCCAGGACATCCGCGTCCTTGCCGATCGGGACGTCGACCACGGCGCGCGAGAAGTCCATCGACGCGTTGCCGACCCGTGCGATGCCGCCGTTGGGCATGAAGAACACCGTCCCGTCCGCGGCGCGCACGCGCGTCGTGCGCAGGTTCAGTTCCTCCACGACACCCACGACGTCGCCGCCGAGGTCGATCGTGTCGCCCACGCCGTACTGATCCTCGAGAAGGATGAACAGCCCCGAGAGGAAGTCGCGCACCAGGGCCTGCGCACCGAAGCCGATCGCCACGCCCGCGATGCCGGCGCCGGCGATGAGCGGAGCGAGGTTGAGACCGAGTTGGCCGAGCGCCATCAGGAAACCGAGCGCAAGGATGGCGCTGCGGGCCAGGCTGCCCACGACGTCGCCCACGGTGTCGGCGCGTTGCTCGGCGCGCGCCGAGCTCGCCCGCAGCGGCGAGCGGCGCTGGGCGGTGCCGATGACGCGCCGCAACGCGCGGGCGGTGAGGCGCGCCACGATGATCGCCAGCACGATGATGAGCGCGATCTTGAGCGGGCGCACCAACAGGAACTCGCCCGTCGACGCCTGGAACGTCGACAGGCCGAGCTTGCGCAGCAGTTCGTAGATGTAGCCGTGCGAGGCGTTCGTCACGCAATAAGCATGTCGCGACAGCCGTCGAGACCAACGATCTCGATGTCACTACGCCGCTGCGGCTCCCACTGCTCACGGGTGAGCAGGAGGTGGACGAGGCGGTCGGGTGTGTCGCGTCGCAGGCGGATTTCCGAGCCGTTCTCCGTGTAGCCGAGCGCCCGGGACACGCCGAGCGACGACGGATTGTCGTGCCACGCGCCGCTGATCGCGCGCGCAGCGTCGAGACCGGCGAAGAGGAAGTGCAGGATCGCGGCGCGCATCTCCTTACCGATCCCCTGGCCCTGGAAGTCGCGGCCGAGCCACGAGCCGGTCTCGGCCTGGCGGAGCTTGCCGAAGTTCGAGGCGGTGGCGCCTTGTGAACCGACGACGTCCCCGTCGACCAGGACCACGAAGTTCAGGTTCCAGCTGTCCGGCGTGTGCTCAACCCGGTTGCGCCACCAGTGCTTGAGCGAGTTGCGCTCGAATTCAGGCGACTTGGCGTCGGTCCACGGGAAGCCGAACGGCATCGTGGCCGGGTCGTGAATGCCCTTGCCGGCGAGCTCGACCGTGCGCAACACCAGGTCGTCGTCTGGGTACCGCAGCTCGACGCGCGGCGTTCGGATCGAAAGGTCGAATAGCGGCCAATACGTGGAAGCGGACGACTGCGCCATCACCCATTCTCACGCGTCATCGGATTTGCGGGCATCTGATTTACGATGGAGCGGTGCGCCGAAGTCTTTGGGTCTGGTTGGGCGCGCTCGCGATCTGTTCGGGGATCACCGCTACCGGTGTGCGGGCGCAGGTGCTCGACCCCACCACGACGGCGCCACCACCCGCACCGACGACCACGACGCCGCCGTCGACGACCGCGCCCCCTGAGGTGACCACCACGACCACGGCCCGCAGCAGCACGACCACCACGGGCCGCGGCGCCACGACCGCCACCACGACGAAGAAGAGCACGGCGCCGGTTCCGCCGCCGGCGTCGGGCCCGTCCCAGACCCTCGTGCCCGACCTGATCGGTTCGCCCGTCGAGATCACGACGACCACCGGCGTACCGCCATCGACAACGGCACCGACCACGGTGCTCGGCACAACCCACACCGAGACGGCCACCCCGATCGCGGCTCACCACGACTCGCCGTCGGGCGCCACGTTGATCCTTGCGACCGTGGCGTGGCTGGCGTCCCTCGGCGGGCTCTTGCTCTACGCCGAGGAGCGCCGCGCCCAACGATGGAAGCATCTGGCCCGATGAGCGACGTCGAACCCGAAGCGGTGACGGAACCCGCGGCGCCACCCGACCCGGTCGAGCCGGCGACGGAATTGCGCGTCGGCCCACCGGCGCGCACCGCCGCCGACGGCTACGCGTTCGCCGCCGTGGTCTGTGCTGCCGCCGGCCTGCTCCTCCCGATCGGGCTCAGCCTCATCGGGGGCCGCCGGGCGTTCCCATCCTTCGCCCTTGTGCTGTTCAGCGCGCCGGCCGCGCTCCTGCTCGCCCGAGCCACCGAAGAACCGATCACCGACGAACCGGTATCGGACGGCGTCGCCCGCGTCGCCGGAGTCGCACAGGTGCTCGCCTACGCCAGCCTCGCCCTCGTCGTCACCTTCTGCGTCGCGCTGCTGCTCGGCATCCTCGGCCGCGTCGTCACCAACTAGTCGACGAGTCGTCGGCCGCACGGGCCGGCGTGGGGCGAGCGCAGCGAGGGGCCCCACGCTCGGGAGGAGGACGGGGATGGGGCCCCGTCCGGGCAGCGCCGAAGGCGCCAGAGATACCGCGACGGGCATCGACTCACGTAGTGAGTCGTAGGCCCGTCGGGGCGATAGATCCGTCCGAGACCTCGACGTTGGGGAGCTCGACGACGAACTCGCTGCGGTGCGCCGGAAAGACGTGCTCGCTCACGAGGACGGGTATCCGATCGACATCGTGTGTGACGCGTTCGCAGCGCAGGACCGGCGACCCCACGGGGATCTGGAGCAGTTCGGCGTCGTCGGCCGACGCCGCGGCAGCACCGATCGTCTGCACGGCGCCGCCCAGTTCGACGGGCAGCAACTCGTAGAGGCTGCGGCGGGCAACGTCGTCGCGCGAGAGGGCTCGGCCGAACCGTTCCGGGATCCACACCGTGACGCGGGCGAACGGTTCGCCGTCGGCCAGATTGAGCCGACGCACCCGCAGCACCGGCCCGGCGCCGAGATGGGCGCGCACGCGCGCCGGTGCTTGCACGAACGCGAAGTCGAGGATGCGCCGCTCGGCCTGCGCCCCAATCGCTTCGAGCTGGCCTTCGATGGTGGCGAGGCGCCCGAGCGTCTGTCGCACCGGGTCGGCGGCGACGAACCACCCGAACCCCTGGCGAGCGTCGACCAGGCCGTCGTGGCGCAGCGCCTCCAGGGCCTTGCGTACGGTGACCCGACTGGCGTCGTAGCCTCGCGACAGCTCAGCCTCGCTCGGCAGCAAGCGGCCGGCCGCGAACTCACCCGCCTCGACCCGACGGCGGACGTCGGCCGCGATCTCCAGGTAGCGGTGCATGACTGACTTGTATTATACTTGTATCACGCCGAGAAGACGAGGAGCCTGACATGGCCGTTGCAGCGAACACGCCGATCGAACTCGTGAACGAGGTCTACAGCCGACTCGACGAGCGCGTCGCCATCGCCCGCCGGCGGCTCGGCCGGCCGCTGAGCCTGGCCGAGAAGATCCTGATCAATCACCTCGCCGACCCCGAGGGCCAGGACCTCACCAAGGGCGTTGCCTACTCCGAGTTGTATCCCGATCGCGTCGCCATGCAGGACGCCACCGCGCAGATGGCGCTGCTCCAGTTCATGACGGCGGGCCTGCCCCAGGTCGCCGTGCCAACCACCGTCCACTGCGACCACCTGATCCAGGCACACTTCGGTGCCGACCAGGACCTCAAGTTCGCCGAGGACGTCAACAGCGAGGTGTACGCGTTCCTGCGCACGGTGTCGGAGAAGTACGGCATCGGCTTCTGGAAGCCGGGCAGCGGCATCATCCACCAGGTCGTGCTCGAGCAGTACGCGTTCCCCGGCGGGATGATGATCGGCACCGACAGCCACACGCCCAACGCTGGTGGCCTCGGCATGATCGCCATCGGTGTCGGAGGCGCCGACGCGGTCGACGTGATGGTCGGCTCCACCTTCGGCGTGCGCTGGCCCAAGGTCATCGGCGTGCACCTGACCGGTCGGCTGAGCGGCTGGTCGTCGCCGAAGGACGTGATCTTGAAGGTCGCCGAAGTGCTGACGGTCAAGGGCGGCACCGGTGCCATCGTCGAGTACTTCGGTCCGGGCGCGGAAACCATCAGCGCCACGGGTCGAGCCACGATCTGCAACATGGGCGCCGAGATCGGCGCCACCACGTCGATCTTCGGCTACGACGATCACGCCGCGGGTTACCTCAAGGCGACGGGCCGCGAGGCGATCGCGGACGCCGCCGCCAAGGTGCTGCCGCACCTGCAAACCGACCCCGACGCCTACGCGCACGCGTCGGAGGTCTTCGACCAGCTGATCGAGATCAACCTCGACGAGTTGGCGCCGATGATCAACGGCCCCCACTCCCCCGACCTCGCCCACGACGTGTCGAAGCTGGGCGACGACGCGCGCGCCGCCGGGTGGCCCCTCGAGATCTCCAGCGCGCTCATCGGATCGTGCACGAACTCGTCGTACGAAGACATCACCCGCACGGCGTCGATCGCCCGCCAAGCCGCGGCGGCGGGCTTGCGCGTGAAGACGCCGCTGCTCGTCACGCCGGGCTCCGAGCGCGTGCGGGCCACCATCGAGCGCGACGGCCTGCTCGCCGACCTCGAAGCCATCGGGGCGACGGTGCTCGCCAACGCGTGTGGTCCCTGCATCGGTCAGTGGCAGCGCGACGACGTGACGCCCGAAGACGTCAACGTGATCGTCACGAGC is part of the Acidimicrobiales bacterium genome and harbors:
- a CDS encoding GntR family transcriptional regulator, whose protein sequence is MHRYLEIAADVRRRVEAGEFAAGRLLPSEAELSRGYDASRVTVRKALEALRHDGLVDARQGFGWFVAADPVRQTLGRLATIEGQLEAIGAQAERRILDFAFVQAPARVRAHLGAGPVLRVRRLNLADGEPFARVTVWIPERFGRALSRDDVARRSLYELLPVELGGAVQTIGAAAASADDAELLQIPVGSPVLRCERVTHDVDRIPVLVSEHVFPAHRSEFVVELPNVEVSDGSIAPTGLRLTT
- a CDS encoding response regulator; its protein translation is MSDTEGAGRHGEMRFRPGLMPPLFGDTAATLIVDDDPVVATVLESILSPEGYRCEIATDAAQARALLEQREFALALVDVMMPGQSGLELAADLVAKHRDLAVVMVTGVDEPAIAQLALDSGAYGYVVKPFRDTDVLVAVANAGQRRCREIEHRSHTDRMERMLADKTAELGDVLEGRDPQP
- a CDS encoding TMEM175 family protein; amino-acid sequence: MADTRLFSFRASRHKRHSKTRFFALVDGVFAIATTLLVLELHVDKSAIAHGQLAHVLRRQLPEFGAYAIGFLQTFGGWSVSHRLSARLRGINQWMILSLGIGLAFVSLIPFSTAVLADSFGDNANLKVAVALVAGLGFASTVTLAAATQHAWKVGLMIDEYHQDHYEWLARLMLAALVGFGLATVMAFVVPWVALVPLLVGYAATLLPLRMDEFPCAQED
- a CDS encoding glycosyltransferase family 4 protein translates to MRIAVISPPWAPVPPKLYGGIELVVDRLCVGFQAAGHEVLLYATGDSTCPVPTQWALEQSEGQRIGMAVPEQRHVIHAYEAIAEWGADVVHDHSIIGPFHAADRYPDLPVATTIHGPFNEELTDLYEHLNKDGTPIIAISHAQATSAPTVQVERVIHHGIDAADFPVGAGDGGYFLFLGRMAADKGPHRAIEAAERAGVPLLMAAKMREAWEIQFFEEHVKPHLSDTIRYLGEVPHEQKLELLAGATGLLNPIRWNEPFGLVMIEALACGTPVLAFPEGAAPEIVEDGVTGFLCSDEADMAHKIERAADLDRGACRRAVEEYFSTTRMVNEHVDLFTTMLERA
- a CDS encoding aconitate hydratase; its protein translation is MAVAANTPIELVNEVYSRLDERVAIARRRLGRPLSLAEKILINHLADPEGQDLTKGVAYSELYPDRVAMQDATAQMALLQFMTAGLPQVAVPTTVHCDHLIQAHFGADQDLKFAEDVNSEVYAFLRTVSEKYGIGFWKPGSGIIHQVVLEQYAFPGGMMIGTDSHTPNAGGLGMIAIGVGGADAVDVMVGSTFGVRWPKVIGVHLTGRLSGWSSPKDVILKVAEVLTVKGGTGAIVEYFGPGAETISATGRATICNMGAEIGATTSIFGYDDHAAGYLKATGREAIADAAAKVLPHLQTDPDAYAHASEVFDQLIEINLDELAPMINGPHSPDLAHDVSKLGDDARAAGWPLEISSALIGSCTNSSYEDITRTASIARQAAAAGLRVKTPLLVTPGSERVRATIERDGLLADLEAIGATVLANACGPCIGQWQRDDVTPEDVNVIVTSYNRNFPKRNDGSANTLCFVTSPETVMAFALNGTLDFDPRSDAIDGVVLDEPVGVELPSAGFEDGEAGFIAPPVDSSGVTIAVDPNSDRLQLLAPFPAWDGKDFVELPILLKAKGKCTTDHISAAGPWLKYRGHLENISGNLFLGAINAYTGEAGEGVSFVDGQVHSFPDIAKQASEAGIGWIAVGDENYGEGSSREHAAMEPRYRGAKAILVRSFARIHETNLKKQGVLPLTFADPSVYDRIRVDDKISVLGLSDLAPDKPVHCVLVHADGTTEDFEANHTMSEEHIGWFRAGGALNVIRQKYHSAP
- a CDS encoding VOC family protein; amino-acid sequence: MSDGLPAKLDHVAFAAESWDELWPRYRGDLGGVWVSGGPTVGFASAQLRYANGMKMEALMPVDWERNDFLRRFLDHRGPGAHHMTFKVPDLKGALVTIEAAGYHPVGVDVSDPGWMEAFLHPKDAPGVVIQIAQSAGEWESPAPAHLPTPRTEPATLDYVGHVVGDADDAVRLYRDLLSGEETARGHDDLLDADWVEYAWSTGGVVRVFVTGAFAQGVHHVAFTTVDAAAVRDAKPTGEGRYEIAPEANLGVRLLLRDAAA
- a CDS encoding GNAT family protein, which translates into the protein MAQSSASTYWPLFDLSIRTPRVELRYPDDDLVLRTVELAGKGIHDPATMPFGFPWTDAKSPEFERNSLKHWWRNRVEHTPDSWNLNFVVLVDGDVVGSQGATASNFGKLRQAETGSWLGRDFQGQGIGKEMRAAILHFLFAGLDAARAISGAWHDNPSSLGVSRALGYTENGSEIRLRRDTPDRLVHLLLTREQWEPQRRSDIEIVGLDGCRDMLIA
- a CDS encoding mechanosensitive ion channel domain-containing protein, with translation MTNASHGYIYELLRKLGLSTFQASTGEFLLVRPLKIALIIVLAIIVARLTARALRRVIGTAQRRSPLRASSARAEQRADTVGDVVGSLARSAILALGFLMALGQLGLNLAPLIAGAGIAGVAIGFGAQALVRDFLSGLFILLEDQYGVGDTIDLGGDVVGVVEELNLRTTRVRAADGTVFFMPNGGIARVGNASMDFSRAVVDVPIGKDADVLASLAAVNDVATKLGEEWPDRITQAPQMLGVQTILPAEGPVLRVTATTSAGDQFAVARELRLRILDRLRGGVAKK